The following nucleotide sequence is from Solea senegalensis isolate Sse05_10M linkage group LG19, IFAPA_SoseM_1, whole genome shotgun sequence.
ATCACACAATAATTGAAAACTACTGTGTACATAAGCTAAGTTTGGTACAAAAACCATACATTTGTGTAATTAAAGgcttacatattttaaatgagtAATGTGCATAGCTGGAATTGTTACATGGACGATAGATTCATAGATAATTCAGGCCTGAATGGTCACTGCATgtttaatgctttgttttgttcttgtattTGGCTCAAAGTCAAAGTTGAATTacttttgattaaatatttgatgccatgctttatttcttttatttccctgatATAGTTTTGAAAAAGatgcatgtttttcattttgtctgcAGACGATTAGACGCTATGACTTTGCTCAGAGATTGAAAACAGCTGAAGGAGGTTAATGAAAATAACACTGCAGACTCAAACCTCATTCTCTGTCACTAAGCCTCCAATTCatcctgtcaaacacacacacaccaaaaaaccCCACATTATAATAACTCATATGCACATAAGAACACATACGCACTTCCCTCGAGACGCTTTTACATGAGTAAATAGATAGGACTAGTCGAGACCTGCAGCAGCCTGTTGCTAGGTTACCTTTTAGTGATTCTTTCTCATCCTGGGTAACAAACAGCTCCTCTGTTGcctggcgcacacacacacatgcgcacacacgtTTGGACAGCCTAAATGGAGCGTTATCCCGACACTTAACCACAACCGGTTCATCCACCAACCttataaccttaacctaaccacaattaaaatcctAGCCCTAAACCTAACtggctcctcagaaatgaggttttgcctcattaggaccaggttttgaacCCCATGAGGGCCTGTGGTCCTGGAAAAGTCATTGTTTattccagaaaaggtcctaaataggtagcaaatacaagaacacacaggcagagggagagagagagagagcacacatAGTCCAgctcagacagagagagcaccTGTCTGCTTTATGAGTTTAATCTCAGTGAGAGAGGCTGGTGAGTGGAGGAACGAGGGGCCACTCACTAGGGCTTTATGGCCTCTCCACCCTCAGCTCGGCTACCTCAGAGACAACAAATGGACAGATGAATGTGTGGGAACTGACTGCATCCGCGAATTACTATTCTGTATGAAGCGAGATTGAAGATTGTGGTCGAAGGACTAAAGTCTGGGCCAGCAGGGTGCAGTGAATCTGTGATTCCTGCATCGAAACCTGGTTTCTCAGAAATAAAGGTCAACATGGAGCATATGAAGAACGATTTGAGTTCATTGGATGGCAAGTCAGAGAATACTGTTGATTTGGATAAAGCACATATTACTGTCAAAGTGAAAACTGGGCCATAGCTGACTGCTGATTCTCGTGGTTTTATGCTTGGATACATGtaacaaaacacatgtttttataccTTTTTCTTACAGTGGGTGCCCAGACTATTTTGATCAAGCAGACTAAAACTAAATGTCAAACTAAATGTCCATGCTATCCAgaatatgtatacgtatataaaCGGGTGTATATGCATTTAAAACTGCTAACCCATTCTGGCTCGAAGCAAAGCACCATGCCCCTGAATTTCTtggtaaaataaatcataaagacGTACATTAGCGATAGCCATAATTGGTATTACAGATACAAACTAAATcttttctccatctctgtctctctccctctcgttGCCTTCTGTCTTATTCTCCTCATCTCTCATCCCCGTCTTATTCTGCAGCGAAAAACTGTTCCTATTTCAAACACTTCACATCAGGAGAAGAAGCTGAAGTTTTTGAAGTCAAGACCCAGAAAGGTGGGTGTCTTTTCATCGCCGCACAGATTACATAtgatgtttctgtctgtctgtctgcctgtctgtctgaggagaaaaaaatatatacagaaaCCATTTCCAGGCACGGTTCAAATCTAGTCTAGATATAAGCTTATACCACATGATAGAAAGTAGATGTTGCTCCTGTTGGTGAGCTGCCTCTTTCAGcttctgacagacacacacacacctaaggAAACATAAAGCCATGAAGTCACGCAGTTTATAAGGTGTTCTCATATTGTTTACATCATCCCTGTCCTAGAAAACCTTGCATTTAAGACCAGGCTATTTTATCTTCCTTTGAGACAGGACACAGTCTGTCCTCACCGTTTAACTGTCCTcacgttcacctgtcctcatcattcacctgtcctcatcattcactgccaaagttttcAGTGagtgatatttgtttttcataaaagtGATGTAAAGTGATTTTAAACGTAGCAAACTACAGTGCTTTCGAAAAACATactaaattaaaagtaaaatgacaaattttaaataaaaaaaaagcacacaaaaaacctactcaattacagtaacgagtgagtaaatataattcattactttctaCCTCTGCAAACATGTGATTTGCTGTCAGAGCACCTGGACTTTAAATACGACAAATGCAATAACAGACATTGTCTACTGTATATTGTGTCAGAACTAAGAATGGCACAGAATAGCTGTATTGTGACATTTAAGGAAGTGCAGGAGATGTGCATTCACGTgtcctgtatttattttaagtgcaTTCTCACACATTTCCTGACTCCAGTCCAACACTGGAGAGGCTGCTGAGTTCGAGGttattttacatgtgtgtttctcTAATGTGctgaaatgggaaaaaaagctgaTAGGATCATTTCTATCACAGTCTTACCAGAGACTAAAGACTAAATTGTCTTTATCAGACAATGAGACAGGACGAGAGGTGggaggaaggagaaagagatgCTCTAATCATCTTGTTATAAGTCTGCAGCATCTTATCTGTCATGCAAATGACATTATTGCCAGTTTAGATAAAtgactgttgtttattttaagtgAAGCTAATTTAAAGGCTAATTATCCGTGTCATAACTTGCCTGAGTGCAATATTGAAACAATTTGTTCTATTCCCACTCACAGAATTTATAATCCCGACCActctcttcatctcactgtttttttttcaatttctccATCCTGCCATTGTTCCTACCTCCTCCCCCTTattgtttctcttctttgtcCTCAGAGTACAATATCTCAGCAGCAGCCATTGCCATATTCAGCCTGTTCTTCATGATCCTGGGCACTCTCTGTGTCATCTTCTCTTTCGGGAAGGGGCGTGACTACTTGCTCCGGCCCGCTGGGATGTTCTTTGCCTTTGCAGGTCAGATATAACAGTCATGGTccagttgtttgtctctttgttgcAGCTCAGTGTGTTGGCCGTCATCGTtctcaattcaattttatttgcattgctaaaatcacaacatacagtagattatctcaaggcactctATGTAGTAAAGCAGAAACCTTACAGTGTTAAAGAGAGACAAGAGTAGGCATCAGTGGGGAAGAAAAACTCTCTGACGGaaacagactcaaagatgtgcagcatctgcctcgactggttggggtgaaaggaaagagaGTCCAAGATATGTAACAGTTGCAAGTTGTAGGTTTAGGTTTGAATCAATTCTAACATGTtgatagaactacaatgtcatttatttaaatgtcatttataaaaGCAGTGGCATGGACTGTCAAttttaatcatagcataataatgatgacaatactACCACTactaatgctaataataataataataataggatCTGGACCGTGCTGCCCAGGGGTCACCTTCAAGATGAGGGCAGAGAGagcaatcatcatcatcatcatcataatcatcattattattacgcAACCTTTCTCTTGGTGATGAATGTTAACGACACAGAGATGTAAAGAGAGCGCGGAGGAATTTGTGTGATGGGTGAGATCTACCATTGAGAGTCATCTTCACTGCCAGTTAAATGAAGATATCTGGGTTAACATTTGTGAGATGATAATATGAAATGATACTCTatatacaagtaaaaaaaaacacaatacaccACACTGGCCAAAATGCAAAACAGAGcatttatgcaaatgttttggTCTCTGGTCTTCACTCAATCAGTATGACGGATGAATTTGTCTTAATTTATGAAAGAATGTGCCTGATTTGCATACAGATGACAACATTTGTTAATAATTATCAAACTTTTAATGATTAGCATGTCTTAATTTGCTCCCGTGGGAAAAAGTCATGAGAAATATGGTCGTGGACATTTAAAAGCAGCCATTGTTTTCCCATCTTTAAAGTTGAATTAGTTCTGATTGAGATTAGGTCATTGGTCGCCATTGCttctgttggtttgtttttggttgtttttattcatctgtatatgtataatatgtattaTGGCGTAAACGTGACCTCAACAAAACCCGACGGATCAATAAATGTCCCCGTGTTGTGGCTCACAGGCCTCTGCATCATCATCTCTGTCGAGGTGATGCGTCAGTCTGTCAAACGCATGATCGACAGCGACGAGACCATCTGGATCGAGTACTACTACTCGTGGTCCTTCACCTGCGCCTGTGCCTCCTtcaccatcctcatcctcagtGGAGCTGCCCTGCTGCTCATCTCCATGCCCCACATGCCGCGCAATCCCTGGGAGACCTGCATGGACGCTGAGCCTGACACCTTAGATTAGCCACAGGCGACGCAGCAGACACATCCGGAAGGAAGGAACGGttgaagtgacaaaaaaacaacaacacatcaatcATCATTTTACATTAACATGTTTTAGCATTTCATTTCCCATATTCCACATGTCCAGTGATTTTAGTCCATGCTAGTAAAATCAGCTTATTGATAGAGAACAATAGTTAACAATggtgttcatgttgtttttcacatgtaACACAAACAGGCATTTTCTAAATACTCTTCCATGTTCCATTAGATCATATCTGAGTTATTAGCTGAATGTTACCATTTATTTTCAACtcaattcttttgttttttcatagaTTTTCATATCAATTTGAAAGAAAACCAAGGCACTAAAAAGCCTGCAATTTaagaaaaggttaaaaaaaaaattattatttgttaaatttaGTCAAATGTAGTGTGGTACTTTTTTATTGCTGCAGcccaataaaaacaatgtggCACCATATATTCCTAAAGGTTAAgaatgtaacaaataaattaagcttaattttaacatttttctgtccTGTATATAGGCAAGTTCTTTATattgttgtcaaatgaaaacCTCGTTCAGGTCAAGAGTGGCTTTTTAATTCTAATCATATTCACAGTTTCAGtacaatcaataaaaaaacaaaacacttttcacttgacagccatcatttttatttcccccGTCCAAGCTGCCACAGTATTGTTAACAAAACAATGGCCTTGGTCTAACGTGTTATTTTTGTAGTGAGCTGCTCTGGCCCTGAAGTCACTCAGCTGATGCAGGTGGAGTGAAATGAAAGTTTCTTAAATGGCGCCGTTTCACCAGGAAACACAGCAAAAGAAACGATTACATGTAGCTCTGAGGCCctgatgacaaaaacatgactggGTTTTTTCTTACTGCAAATCAAAAAGGATACAGGTTTATGTTTTAGGAAAATAAACCATTACCTgtccgttgttgttgtttttaattgttattgaCTGTTTTATACCATGTTCAGTTTGACAAGAACCAGCTGTTATTTGGTGTTCATACAGTTTATATTTAAGATTATTTAGCATAATTTAGGATTGTCCACGTGGACTTTAGCATCTCACAcctgtattgtttgttttattttagatttttacattcttatacagtatataggtCCATTATGGTGTTCTGTTTTTccaaaagtaaaatgaaataaaaataaaaactacaaatcTCAGTACTGCTTGGCCACAGTCTTTACTGGAGCATATCATGTCGGTTTACTTCTGCTTTACTTACTTTTACAGTAGGAATTCTAATCACTGTTGTCATAAATCATACAAAATCAGGTACAGCTGGTGAGTCAGTGGATGTTTTattcccaaaataaaaaaatggcattCAAGTCTTTTTCTTCAGCCTTCCTGCCGCGTCATTGTGACACATTCAGAGTCACTTCAGGTCCAAGGACCGCCGCTCACTCGGCcggaaaatgtgacaaatctgTCGGAAATGCTCTGGAGACCTTACACACTGCAGGCCAGGCCTTTTCAGGAGTGGATGTAATAGATGCACAAAGCTCCTTAAATCATTCATCAGACCTTCAACCTTAGAGCAGCGACAACAACACGGACCAAGGCACTGCTGAAACACATCTCTCTGTAGTTGATCCCAGGAAatcctgttatttttttattttattttgtatatcgATTCTATAGAGATGTGCTTATAATCATGTTGACTTGACAGGTATTTTATGCTTATTTGTCACACTTTTTTGCGCTTTTCTTCTTCCGCTCCATAGCAGAAGGCTGAGATAACCATACAGAcgcatgaatacatgaatgcatTGTGTCAGTGCTGCAGGTTTGCAGAGGATCCTGTCTGTTGACCGTGCACACTGACTTCAGGCGCCCTTGGTTTCAAACAATGACACAGGAGAATAGGGCTCTGTAgataataactaaataaatcaataaataaggCAACAAAAATGGTTCTCTGTGCTGGTAGATTTCTAATTGTTTTGGTTGTTGTAAAGGTCAAGGAAATTATTGTTAGATTGCTTTCGTATGCGAGGACCAATTGAAAGGCTTTCCCCCCCTCACGCTCATCTAATTTCTTTACGAAGGCTGGGAGGAAGAAGCAGATTGCAATATTCCATTATTAATTAAGAGAGTATAGGGCTGCACGGGTAATTGTAAAATTATCAGGATCGCAACGTAACCAGTCCAATGTCCAAATCAAATTGtttaataatgacaaaatgttTAGGCAAAACAGTGtcataaagaaacaaagaatCGTTATGGGTTATATTGTTTTctattaaaatgtgaattaagaTGCACTACTTACTGTTAATGTCCTGATGGCAATATTGGTCCAAAATAATCTCAATATGGCTTTTTGACGAGGGGTGGGAATCGCAGGGTGCGACAcgtggtccacgataccaaaaaatatcacgatacaacgattgtGCGATCATCattatattgcaagacaatcatacgGCGATACATACGTTTCTCTGTTTactcacaacatagagaacaaagtgcataaagtccaCGTATTGACTGTATTGACTCATTAATTTGAACAGCGCCACCgcaaggagacatgaagtagtgacactggcagggactgtttactttagagtaAAATATGTTTTGACCCACCCATATTTTTGACCCTATAGTGCAgctgttgcatgtttttttaaaaaccttttgatACTCTCTGAATGCAGTTTCACATATGTAGTCCTGTAGAAATCCTTACCATGGTTAATTATTGTAGAGTGTGAAAGTAGCTGTATTTTCATCAGTACAAAAACTACTGGTAAAAAGCCGAAGtcggtggaaaaaaaacaactacatctTACTGAAAACCTTTCACAGATGTTTCTGGACACATGACCACAGCCGGGATTCTAGTTCATCCCACCTGACTGTCACTTCGTTGATGGGGAAAGCTGATGACTCAAGCTTCGTTTGAGTCGCCTGATCCTCTGAGTCACTGCCGGTCCCATTCCTGACCCCTGACTGAGTGCTGTCAACGCTGTTTCTATTTTCCTcacacagcacatacagtacgCGTTTGTTTCATTGAGCCCTGTCCCTCACAGAGTGTATGATGAGCATGATGTGGAGCATGACTGAGGCTCAAGACTAAAAGCTCAGACTAAATGGACAGAATAAGATACATCCCCCATGTGATTTAAAGCCATGCAGACAAACAGCCGCAGAAGTCAAAGATGTCAGTTTGACTCAAAAGCAGGACATTTAGATACAGGTTGAAAAATGAGACTCGTAAAAATGATTTGACACATAGGCAAGCAAGTCTGGCTTTAGCCTTGTGAGTACAAAAAAATCACACCGCTAAAGGCAgagccaaaaaacaacaacaagtgcaATGAAAACGGTTTACGTGGACAGAAGAGGACTCCTCCCCACTTCCACATTTTGCCATGAGCtgaaaaattgtaaaaaaaaatggttgacaaagcgagtgagaggaagtgaggactGATGGGGAGAACGATCCTCTAGTTCGTCGTCTTttaacttgaaggttgtgggtttgtggGTTGAGTGCCTTTTATAAAAAGATGactttgtatttattgtgaCAATATTGCCATATTTGTAATAGCAGCATTTAGAAAGGATGATAATGTTGAATCACAACTATCACAGTTGTCAAATTCATCAGGataatatgaaagaaaaaagcattGGGAAAAGCCCTGATTTATCAACTTGTAGTGcatacattttctctttctttaaatGCCTAGTTGTTTTTGCTATTCATAGTTActaatatattcatatttttttaatttttgtggGGGCAAATAAGCTCATCCTCTTCACTCCTCATCGTCTGTCCCTCTCTTCTCCCTGCCCTCCGTGCCTCCCCCTGTCGTTCTGCTCCACTGCGCTCTCAAGCAGGCACTCTGCTGTCTAATGACTTGGATCAGTGGTTACTGTTGAGAGGAGATAGACCTGTAAAAAGCCAATCCAACCCAGCGCAAGAGTGCAACCAGTGTTTCATCTGTACACTCTGTACACTGCACCTGGAGGCACAACAGGGGGAAGAGGAGATGGGTCTGGAGAAGGAGTCGCCTCTGAGTTTCActaaataacaaacatttactgCTTTCATACAGGAAAAGacatcagacctgactgagtgAGCACTTTTGTACTCAGACAATGCAGGGGCAGGTGAGGGTAATcccatcatcctcatcataCTGGGTTTTGTTTGAGCAACAGTGTtcatttctgaaacttttcctctctactgtatgtttttccATCACACCATGAGACATGTTTGCAGCCAtgtcttgacatgaaatgaatcatttcctgtgtgcagcatccCAGTGTCACCTGAAAACACAAGATCTCAAACGGCTGTATTGACAAATGCAGAGAGCGTTGTTTTGGAGCTGAAATAATTGTTAAGAATGATGAAGCAGCATGGAGGCGTTTTTCAGTCCAGCTCTTGTGGAAAAATAGATTTGAGCATTAGcgttgtgtttctgtttttctgtctgttatgtaagagaagagaagagtgaggaaaagaagaaatgaacacatACTCACAAAGACAACTCACTAAATTGAATCctgttgttctttatttttctttctttgtatattacatattcacacatacaaaaacatggaaattCACAAAAGATTTCAAGAGAAACTAGCACCGCAAGCGGTTCTGAACACGTTCGAGCTTGCCCATGACGCCACGCGCgcctctagctcatctcccgttcattcaccgcttgcgttactagttattttcagtcctagttattttcagcgtcGTCCCTgcgcaaagttagagggcacttcctgttcaaAATgaccgacttcctgttgggtcaaaggcatgtccgtaaacgtgttcagggaagttcccttgacTCAGATAACATCAGACAATGTTagattttacttcctgtttcaggcgttctagtttggttgggatcggaccttccatcgcaaagttataagagttttgttgttcCAATACCaaatgtcatattgtctgccgtcaccaggaggtgctgttttcaaaattgaatATCTTCATACAGACGTCTTCTgtaaacatatatgtatgtatataaatacatatatacatatatgtatatatacatatatatgcatatatatacatatatagatatatatttagcAATAAAATTAAGCTCAttcaacaaaaactaaaggagagatggcaaaaacaatgggaggaggagaggaaaggaagatggTTTTACAGTATCCAAAGAAAAGTAGGAGCGGCTAAGTGCACggaaagaagcaggaaagaggaaaatataatatgGAGGATCAGATTTGGCCATAGGACTGAACAACACACTATTtctcataaataaacacaatacagacagatgtgatcactgtgggcaggaggaatccattcatcatgttgtaacacaatgtcagaaataccaaagggagagagaagtgaTGATTAAAAAGTTAGGAAGAACTGGAGTGAGTGTTACAAGATACTACTTCTAtttcttaaaaccacaaagttgaTTGGGAGGATATACTGtaggatgtgtgagtgtgtgtgtgtgtgtgtgtgtgtgtgtgtgtgaataggtttatgtatatgtatgcatatataagtggttgtttttttgtgttttgtagtatGCATCtatctgtatatatagatatatagctatatatttattatttattttattatatttacttttaagtaaTAGTTCATTTTGCTCAACATttcgatccacactccataccagatgggggcggtaatgcaccaaatcgttgtttgtCAACCGCCATAACGCCTCAgtaaagaggaagaagaagaagaagaagcataaAAGGAGGTACCGCACACCTGCTcgtcttcacgcaggtgtttttcaaTCGAGCCGtggaacgaaaaaaaaaagacgcgaAAAAAAGTGTCGCTGCTTAACTACTGAAACTGTTCCGGGAGGAGGGAActtgtggcggtaatgcaccaaccgCCCGAAAACATCAAACAAGAACGCgggaactttaaaaaagaagagaataaaaaagtaaCCGCGGTGTCTAACGTCACACCGCGGTAGTTTTCTCGCATGCTTCAGTTTCTGTACAAAAACGCAACAAGGCGCTCCAAGatggcgtgttcgacctggtccggattggtggcccgtccagaatggtgagtaacttttgtcaagttATCTTAATTATCTTAATTAGCCTTACCTCTATATTCAAGCGGTGCCTCATTCACCGCCAGCCAGTTCTCTGAATTGTTACAGCAGTTCAATCATTGGTTTaaatggggctgcaactaatttcTATTTTCATCAACCTGTGATTttcatgtttggtccataaaatgttaaatgttgttaactgtttctaaattcattaatattcttaaattatttggtttCAATGATTGCTTAAATATAGCAAAGAAATTaggaaatactcacatttaacaaaataaaaacaatctgaaactcaaacacttaaaccaatccattatcaaaatagacaaaacaagactaaaaacaagtgaaaatggctgctgtgctatgttaactcactgttccactcatGCTCATTACAATTGAGTCACAGGaaagacttatttgttttttttatgtaaaatgtttaaaaacagattcagggttatacatgtcttttataataataaacttttcatgtagtcattaaaatacaaactttttttttaaaggaacaacctgcttcctgctcacggagaccGGGTCGGACCCGCCATATACAAGAGCCTgaggctgcaaaaaaaaaggtgagacaCCTtaatttactacatcattgAAAATGGTATGGCTAATTTTcttaatgtatttaactgatggcaTTAGATCATATTAATTGAATCACACATGTATAATTATAGTATTTTTATAGTATTATAAGTAttataataaagttttttgtgtttttaaagagagtGGCTGTACTGTATGAGGTGCTGACATTTCTATACTTGTAAGAACTTATAAGGCATaccttaaatcttaatcaactttattctacattaTTTGTGATTATGTTTACCTAGTTAGCACCTTACCTAGCtattttacacctgtaacaGTATGAACTTGAACACtgtcaaggctggagactggactcaaactttttttctttttttcccccccagattgatcttcatgaagactgtcaaatagtaggtgtcatggtttaattctgggtggccgccgtgtccccactctttcttggccgccgtgcctacatctctctgcattgtccaacatggccacgttctcTCTATTttcctgctttccatctgtcaaatagctgagggttgtacatggagcatttgccacaggttggttttgtatgttcctgaccactttattgggtggtctgaaatctggtccttgttggtgatatttttgtggaactgctgagcgagtgatttgaaagagtgaggtgactgatggagtgtttgaaattctctctctaAATGAATGGGTTGTGTGAGACTGCGATACCTGGATTGAATAGTTAAGATAGTCTGAGAAcatgattatgttcagcagttcacattacAGTAGATATGGTGTCTTGAAGGGCTTAGATGCTTGATTATAAAccactaacatttcctttttaggtccgtctacaaagggtgagtccatatttttttcttctcttgcagagtaggggaataaaaaaaaaaggaaacttgtgatgtgtttttttgaaagtgaaggtaCTTAGGTGTCTG
It contains:
- the cacng1b gene encoding voltage-dependent calcium channel gamma-1 subunit, giving the protein MFEEQATKVKIMSVVIVVGMSSMLVAVVTDHWAVLSPRVEKLNATCEAAHFGLWRLCKKTIFIVEEDPQGKGCGPISLPGAKNCSYFKHFTSGEEAEVFEVKTQKEYNISAAAIAIFSLFFMILGTLCVIFSFGKGRDYLLRPAGMFFAFAGLCIIISVEVMRQSVKRMIDSDETIWIEYYYSWSFTCACASFTILILSGAALLLISMPHMPRNPWETCMDAEPDTLD